A single Macaca mulatta isolate MMU2019108-1 chromosome 11, T2T-MMU8v2.0, whole genome shotgun sequence DNA region contains:
- the CD163 gene encoding scavenger receptor cysteine-rich type 1 protein M130 isoform X7 has product MNKLRMVLLEDSGSADVRRHFVNLSPFTIAVVLLLSACFVTSSLGGTTKELRLVDGENKCSGRVEVKVQEEWGTVCNNGWSMEAVSVICNQLGCPTAIKATGWANSSAGSGRIWMDHVSCRGNESALWDCKHDGWGKHSNCTHQQDAGVTCSDGSDLEMRLTNGGNKCSGRIEIKFQGQWGTVCDDNFNIDHASVVCKQLECGSAVSFSGSANFGEGSGPIWFDDLICSGNESALWNCKHQGWGKHNCDHAEDAGVICSKGADLSLRLVDGVTECSGRLEVRFQGEWGTICDDGWDSHDAAVACKQLGCPTAITAIGRVNASEGFGHIWLDSVSCQGHEPAVWQCKHHEWGKHYCNHNEDAGVTCSDGSDLELRLRGGGSRCAGTVEVEIQRLLGKVCDRGWGLKEADVVCRQLGCGSALKTSYQVYSKIQATNTWLFLSSCNGNETSLWDCKNWQWGGLTCDHYEEAKITCSAHREPRLVGGDIPCSGRVEVKHGDTWGSVCDSDFSLEAASVLCRELQCGTVVSILGGAHFGEGNGQIWAEEFQCEGHESHLSLCPVAPRPEGTCSHSRDVGVVCSRYTEIRLVNGKTPCEGRVELKTLDAWGSLCNSHWDIEDAHVLCQQLKCGVALSTPGGAHFGKGNGQVWRHMFHCTGTEQHMGDCPVTALGASLCPSGQVASVICSGNQSQTLSSCNSSSLGPTRPTIPEESAVACIESGQLRLVNGGGRCAGRVEIYHEGSWGTICDDSWDLSDAHVVCRQLGCGEAINATGSAHFGEGTGPIWLDEMKCNGKESRIWQCHSHGWGQQNCRHKEDAGVICSEFMSLRLTSEASREACAGRLEVFYNGAWGSVGRSSMSETTVGVVCRQLGCADKGKINPASLDKAMSIPMWVDNVQCPKGPDTLWQCPSSPWEKRLARPSEETWITCDSEYPLTYVFCFLFFFVFFFF; this is encoded by the exons ATGAACAAACTCAGAATGGTGCTACTTGAAGACTCTGGATCTGCTG acgTCAGAAGACATTTTGTCAACTTGAGTCCCTTCACTATTGCTGTGGTCTTACTTCTCAGTGCCTGTTTTGTCACCAGTTCTCTTG GAGGAACAACCAAGGAGCTGAGGCTAGTGGATGGTGAAAACAAGTGTAGTGGGAGAGTGGAAGTGAAAGTCCAGGAGGAGTGGGGAACGGTGTGTAATAATGGCTGGAGCATGGAAGCGGTCTCTGTGATTTGTAACCAGCTGGGATGTCCAACTGCTATCAAAGCCACTGGATGGGCTAATTCCAGTGCAGGTTCTGGACGCATTTGGATGGATCATGTTTCTTGTCGTGGGAATGAGTCAGCTCTTTGGGACTGCAAACATGATGGATGGGGAAAGCATAGTAACTGTACTCACCAACAAGATGCTGGAGTGACTTGCTCAG ATGGATCCGATTTGGAAATGAGGCTGACGAATGGAGGGAATAAGTGTTCTGGAAGAATAGAGATCAAATTCCAAGGACAGTGGGGAACAGTGTGTGATGATAACTTCAACATCGATCATGCATCTGTGGTTTGTAAACAACTTGAATGTGGAAGTGCTGTCAGTTTCTCTGGTTCAGCTAATTTTGGAGAAGGCTCTGGACCAATCTGGTTTGATGATCTTATATGCAGCGGAAATGAGTCAGCTCTCTGGAACTGCAAACATCAAGGATGGGGAAAGCATAACTGTGATCATGCTGAGGATGCTGGAGTGATTTGCTCAA AGGGAGCAGATCTGAGCCTGAGACTGGTAGATGGAGTCACTGAATGTTCAGGAAGATTAGAAGTGAGATTCCAAGGAGAATGGGGGACAATATGTGATGATGGCTGGGACAGTCATGATGCTGCTGTGGCATGCAAGCAACTGGGATGTCCAACTGCTATCACCGCCATTGGTCGAGTTAACGCCAGTGAGGGATTCGGACACATCTGGCTTGACAGTGTTTCTTGCCAGGGACATGAACCTGCGGTCTGGCAATGTAAACACCATGAATGGGGAAAGCATTATTGCAATCACAATGAAGATGCTGGCGTAACATGTTCTG ATGGATCAGATCTGGAGCTAAGACTTAGAGGTGGAGGCAGCCGGTGTGCTGGGACAGTTGAGGTGGAGATTCAGAGACTGTTAGGGAAGGTGTGTGACAGAGGCTGGGGACTGAAAGAAGCTGATGTGGTTTGCAGGCAGCTGGGATGTGGATCTGCACTCAAAACATCCTATCAAGTATACTCCAAAATCCAGGCAACAAACACGTGGCTGTTTCTAAGTAGCTGTAACGGAAATGAAACTTCTCTTTGGGACTGCAAGAACTGGCAGTGGGGTGGACTTACCTGTGATCACTATGAAGAAGCCAAAATTACTTGCTCAG cccACAGGGAACCCAGACTGGTTGGAGGAGACATTCCCTGTTCTGGACGCGTTGAAGTGAAGCATGGTGACACATGGGGCTCCGTCTGTGATTCGGACTTCTCTCTGGAAGCTGCCAGTGTTCTCTGTAGGGAATTACAGTGTGGCACAGTCGTCTCTATCCTGGGGGGAGCTCACTTTGGAGAGGGAAATGGACAGATCTGGGCTGAAGAATTCCAGTGTGAGGGACATGAGTCCCATCTTTCACTCTGCCCAGTAGCACCCCGCCCAGAAGGAACTTGTAGCCACAGCAGGGATGTTGGAGTAGTCTGCTCAA GATACACAGAAATTCGCTTGGTGAATGGCAAGACCCCATGTGAGGGCAGAGTGGAGCTCAAAACGCTTGATGCCTGGGGATCCCTCTGCAACTCTCACTGGGACATAGAAGATGCCCACGTTCTTTGCCAGCAGCTTAAATGTGGAGTTGCCCTTTCTACCCCAGGAGGAGCacattttggaaaaggaaatGGTCAGGTCTGGAGGCATATGTTTCACTGCACTGGGACTGAGCAGCACATGGGAGATTGTCCTGTAACTGCTCTGGGTGCTTCACTATGTCCTTCAGGGCAAGTGGCCTCTGTAATTTGCTCAG GAAACCAGTCGCAAACACTGTCCTCATGCAATTCATCATCTCTGGGCCCAACAAGGCCTACCATTCCAGAAGAAAGTGCTGTGGCCTGCATAG AGAGTGGTCAACTTCGCTTGGTAAATGGAGGAGGTCGCTGTGCTGGGAGAGTAGAGATTTATCATGAGGGCTCCTGGGGCACCATCTGTGATGACAGCTGGGACCTGAGCGATGCCCATGTGGTGTGCAGACAGCTGGGCTGTGGAGAGGCCATTAATGCCACTGGTTCTGCTCATTTTGGAGAAGGAACAGGGCCCATCTGGCTGGATGAGATGAAATGCAATGGAAAAGAATCCCGCATTTGGCAGTGCCATTCACATGGCTGGGGGCAGCAAAACTGCAGGCACAAGGAGGATGCAGGAGTTATCTGCTCAG AGTTCATGTCTCTCAGATTGACCAGTGAAGCCAGCAGAGAGGCCTGTGCAGGGCGTCTAGAAGTTTTTTACAACGGAGCTTGGGGCAGCGTTGGCAGGAGTAGCATGTCTGAAACCACTGTGGGTGTGGTGTGCAGGCAGCTGGGCTGTGCAGACAAAGGGAAAATCAACCCTGCATCTTTAGACAAGGCCATGTCCATTCCCATGTGGGTGGACAATGTTCAGTGTCCAAAAGGACCTGACACGCTGTGGCAGTGCCCATCATCTCCATGGGAGAAGAGACTGGCCAGGCCCTCGGAGGAGACCTGGATCACATGTGACAGTGAGTATCCATTGACCTAT gttttttgttttttgtttttttttgtttttttttttttttga